Within the Catalinimonas niigatensis genome, the region ACCTCATTCAACATCAAAGCCTACCATTTTGGAGAGGACCAACATATTGCGGTAGTCAGTGGCAGGGTGAAGGTCAGCAATACAGAGGGAGATACTGAGATTTTGAATCCCAATGAAATGGGCTTGATAGGCAGCGATAATCTTATTGATAAAACTTCTTTTGACCTCAAGCATATTACCGGATGGAAAGATGGGATTATTTCCTTTAAACGCGCTTCTTTTACGGACATTCAGGAGCAGTTGTCAATATGGTACGATGTGGATTTTGAGATTGAGGAGGGCTTTAAAATGGAGAACGTTTATACGGGGGAGTTTCATAACGAAACCTTGGAAAATGTGATGGAGGGAATCGCTTATTCCTCTGGTTTTACATATAGCATTTCCGATAATAAAGTCTTGATCAATAAATAACAACCTATAACAAGCTGCCAATGAAAGACACCCAAGAAAACATAAAAAAAGGCCGGTTAGACCGGCCATAATTCTTATCTCTATCTCATCTGTTAGAATTTGCCGATCCTTAAGAATGAGACTGAGATTCAATTAATTTTAATAAAAAATTAACTTCACAAAGTTATGAAAATCCCTTTACTAAAAAAGGCATTCAATATGTCTAAGTTTACTTTTTATGGAATCTTACTGCAGTGTTGTACCATGACTGTGCTGATGGCCTCAGTAGACAGCATGGGACAAAGACAAAGCATCAATGATATTATCGTATCTCTGGACGTCAACGACGAACGTTTGGTTGACGTATTCACTCATCTTGAAAAGCTTACCGAATTTAAATTTGCTTATAACCATCGCAATTTAGATGAAAAGCAAAAAGTAACTTTTACCGCCCAGGAGGAATCATTGGCGAATATCCTTTTCATGATATCCAAGCAAACCCGTCTGAGTTTTAAAAGGATCAATGAGAATATTCATGTGCTGAAGCATGAAAAGGAAAAGTTTAAAGCGGTGGAAGAAGTCCTTGTTGACATTATGGCTATTACGGTGACAGGTAAAGTCACGGATTATGAAACAGGCGAATCGCTGCCCGGTGTCAATGTTCTTGTGAAAGAAACTTCAAACGGAACAATTACTGATATTGACGGTGCCTATAGCATTACCGTTGACGATGAAGAAGCTTCCCTGGTTTTTTCTTCCATCGGATATCTTTCCGAAGAAATTGCGATTCAGGGGAGAACAACTATTGATGTGGTTCTATCGCCTGATATCCAATCTCTGGAGGAAGTGGTGGTGGTAGGATATGGTACCCAGAGACGTAGCGACCTTACCGCTGCTGTAGGCTCTGTGAGTGCCAAGGAAATAGAAAATGAGCCGGTAATCCAAGTAGGACAAGCGTTGCAGGGTAAAGTGGCAGGCTTACAAGTCTCTCAAAATTCCGGTGCTCCGGGTTCAGGATTATTGATACGTGTCAGGGGAACGGGTACGGTAAACAATGCGGAACCTTTGTATGTGATAGATGGCAACCCCAATGCCAACCCCCTTGACCTGGTACCCGACCAGATTGAAAGTATACAGGTCTTAAAAAGTGCGAGTGCAGCGGCCATTTACGGAGCGCAGGGCGCAAATGGCGTAATTCTGATTACCACCAAACAAGGCAAAGCAGGTGCCTCACAGCTCAACGTTAATTTTTCCCAGGGATGGCAGCAGATTCAAAGAAATTTGCCCATGACCAATGCTCGGGAATATGCTATTTTGTACAATGAGGGCCTGGTCAATGCAGGAGATCAGCCCCTTTATCCTGATCCGGATGCTTTGGGAGAAGGAACTGACTGGCAGAAAGAAGTTTTTCAGATTGCCCCCATGACAGATGTTTCCGTATCTGCCAGCGGAGGAAGTGAATCCAGCAGGTTTTATTTTTCAGCGGGATACATCAACCAGGATGGTATCGTAAAAGGTTCTTCTTTTGATAGGATGAACTTAAGGATCAATTCCTCTCATGACATTAACTCATCCATCAGAATCGGGCAAAATTTGTCAGCCAGCTTAGCGAAATATGAGCAGATCACAGAATTCAATTTTGGATCTGTACTGGGAAACACCTTAACTGCAAACCCGGAAGTGCCTGTCAGGATGCCTGATGGTGGATGGGGCTACTCAGAAACCTCTTTGAATTCTACCAATCCCTTGGCTACTATCAACTATACCAATAACGATACCAGAAGACCGGTCATCAATGGGAATGTATATGCGGATGTGACACTTTTAAAAGACCTGGTGTTTCGCTCGCAGTTTAATTTTAACATGGGTTATTCTGAAAATACCGTCTTCAATCCTGCTTATAGAATTTCTTCAAGGATTTTCAATGAAGTAGCGGATCTGGCAGAAAATACCACGCGTTTCAGGGAACACAGCTGGGCAAATACTTTGACTTATCAGAAGTCAGTGGGTAACCATAATTTTGATCTCTTAGGTGGAGTGACCATCCAGGAGTCTTTTACACAGTTCATCTCAGCCTTTGCTGCCGGCCTTCCTGAAAATGCTACCATCAACCCTAGTCTTCGTTACCTGGATCTTTCTACTCAGGGAAATAGGGTAGAAGGTGATGCAGGTGAGTGGGGAATTTTATCCTTTCTGGGTCGTGTTAACTACAACTACATGGGCAAATATTTTACCACTGTTAATTTCAGAGCAGATGGATCTTCCCGTTTTGGTGAAAACAACAAGTTTGGTTATTTCCCTTCTTTTTCTTTAGGGTGGAAAATATCAGAAGAACCCTTTTTACAAAATGTTGACTGGGTCAATAATCTGATGCTTAGAGGAGGCTGGGGTTCATTAGGAAACCAAAGTTCCTTACCCAACTATGCTTTTGCCAATTTAGTTACCCCCAATATCAACTATTCATTCGGGTGGCCTCAGCAGGTAAGAAGAGGCCAGGCACCCATAGGCGTAGGTAATCCTGATCTGAAATGGGAGGCTACCCAAGAAACCAATCTCGGATTTGATTTTATGGGCTTTGAAGGCAAAGTAACTGCTTCATTTGATTGGTACTACAAAAAAACAACGGATATGCTGTTACAGGTACCAGTGGCACAATACAGCGGTATTCAGGAGTCTCCTTTTGTAAATGGAGGTAATGTTGTCAACAAAGGCGTTGAAATCATGTTAGGCTACGAAAACACCAGTCCGGGAGGTTTTAACTATAGCATTTCCGGTAATGTAGCCCACAACAAAAATGAAGTAACCCAACTCAGTAATGATGGGTCTGCTCTCTTTTATCGGGCGAGTTTTATCGGTCTGGTAAATATTACTGAGGTGGGTAGCCCTATTGCTTCTTTTTATGGCTGGAAAACCGATGGTTTATTTCAAAGCCAGGAAGAGATTGACGCCCATGCAGTACAGAGTACCGGTACGGCTCCCGGCGATATCAGGTTTGTTGATTTGAATGAAGATGGTGTAGTGAATGCGGATGATCAGACGATCATCGGTAATCCCTGGCCACAACTTACCTACGGATTAAATTCCAGCTTTTCATATAAGGGATTTGACCTGAGACTTCAGTTTCAGGGGGTATATGGAAATGATATCCTGATGGCCCTGAAGTTCAGAACTGAAGGTTCCAACTTTTTTAACTACACCCAGAATGTGTGGGACAATCGTTGGACAGGACCAGGCACCAGTAATACCGTACCCCGCATGACTACCAATGATCCCAACAATAATATGAGATCGTCGGAATACTACGTGGAAGATGGTTCTTATTTGAGGTTAAGAAATATCCAGCTTGGCTACAGAATCCCTCAGAGTGTGGTAAACATTAGAAGCTTTAGAATCTATGCCTCTGTGCAGAACGCTTTGACGCTTACCAAATATCCGGGATTTGACCCTGAAATTGGTACGAACCGGGACGATAACCCACTTTACATTGGGATAGACGAGACAAATTATCCGGTTCCCCGCATTTATACGGTGGGAGTAAACATAGGAATATAAATGAATTTTAAGGAAACATGTGATTTTTCCATATCCAATGCAAATTGGAACAACAACTTAAAACCATGAAATACATATCATATACATTATGCACTTTTTTATGCTGGATGATCGTAGGGTGCGAGGACATTCTTGAAAAGGAACCCCTGGCATTGATTAGTACTACCAACGCCTACATTACCGAAGCAGATGCTACCAGAGCGGTAACCGCGGCATACCATCCTCTTATGGCCAATAACTGGTGCTGCGGTGCCTGGGGAAATAGCGGGTTTATGCACTGGGTACTGGGTAATGTGGCCTCTGATGATACTGAAAAAGGAGGAGAGTCCGGCTCTGATCAACTATACGCGCAGCAGGTTTCGCTTTTCAATATTCCGTCTGATAATGATGCGACGAGGTTTGCCTGGTCTTCCCAGTATATTGGGATACGCCGCGCCAATCTGGTACTGGACAATGTCCCTGATATAGAAATGGATGCGGACCTTAAAGCTCGCTATCTGGCTGAGGCTAAGTTTTTAAGAGCATGGTACTACTCTAATCTGGTCAAAACCTTTGGCGATGTGCCATTGGTGCTTACCACCGAACTGGAAGCCTATGATTTGACCCGAGCGCCTAAGCAAGAAGTGTACAACCAGATCATTCAGGATTTGCAGGAAGCTATGGCCGTGTTACCTGCTGAATACGATGATGCGGAAAGAGGACGTGCTACCAGAGGGGCTGCGCAGGCTTATTTGGGGAAAGTCTATTTGTATCTGAATGATTTTCCTATGGCAGAAGAAATGTTTGGGCAAGTCATCAATTCAGGCACCTATTCTTTAGATCCGGATTACTACGGTATGTTTCTCAGAGAAGGAGAGAACAGCCCTGAACATATTTTCCAGGTGCAATTTCATAACGATCAGGGTGCACAACCGGCTAACAATCAACTGAATACTGTATTTGCAAGCAGAGCCAGAAATGGCTGGGGCTTTAATTTACCTACTCAGGATTTTGTGGATGCTTTTGAGGAAGGCGACCCTCGTTTGAATCATACGGTTTACAAAACAGGTGATGTAATGCCTGATGGACTCATTGCCAATGTAGGCAACAGTACGACCGGCTATCTGAATAAGAAATATTATGTACCTGAGTATGAAAGAGTCGGAGGAGCGTTGCAACCGGGTAGAGATGATATCTACATGCGCTTGGGCAAGGTCATGCTATGGTATGCCGAAGCAGCCAACGAAAATGGAAATACTCAGGAAGCACTCGATGCCCTGAATCAGATACGTGAACGTGCCAGAGAAGGAAATCCGGATGTATTGCCTGATATTACAGAAACAGATCAAGACGCACTTCGGGAATTAATCTGGCATGAGCAGCGTGTCGAGTTTGGACAGGAGTTCGAACGTTTTTATGAGCTAGTACGGCAGGGACGTGCCGGTGAGGTAATGCGTGGCTATGCTGAAAAATACAATACAGCGAAAGGCTCGGGTTATACTGATGGAGTGAACGAAATATTTCCCATACCACAGGCTGAAATAAATTTAAGTGGAGGAGTCCTCTCACAAAACCAGGGCTACTAAGCAGAAGTGCATAAAAAGGATGCAGGGGTAATTTAAGTATACCCTTGTTTCCTTTTTATGATGATGTGTTTTTTCTCCATGTCTTTCCAGGGACAGGTGTTTGGGATAGTAAGTCGGAAAGTGTCATACAGCCTTAGCTATTCCATATTTTTTGAAATCTATAATGGAGAATTAATACTATATAAAGCTTATTCATTCACCAGAAAAATGCAAAGAGTCAAAGCTTCACCCAATGCGAGTATCTGTAATATTTCGTATCTGCTGTTATTATCGGTGTTGGTACTATCAGGCTGTGATGCACTATCGGGAGAAAGGGGATCAGCGTATTCTGTAACTGAATCATCACCCAGTCCTCAACATGTTCAGTGGCAGGACTATGGGGGAGGATCAGACCAGTCCAAATACGTAGCGCTGGATCAGATTACTAAGTCAAATGTAGGGGAATTAGAGATAGCCTGGAGTTATAGCACAGGTGATGATCAGGGTTACCAGTTTAATCCACTCATTGTAGACAGTGTGATGTATGTACTGGCCAAAAACAATTCCCTGGTAGCTCTGGATGCCAGGACAGGAGAAGAGCTATGGATACATGCTAACTTACAGGGCATGGCCAGAAGAGGCATTAACTATTGGGAGAGCGCAGACAGAGAGGACCGTCGGTTGCTATTCCAGATGAACAATTATTTACAGGCCATAGATGCCAATACCGGTCAATCTATTTTGAGCTTTGGAGATAGCGGTTTGGTAGACCTTCGTGCAGGACTGGGCAGAGACCCCAAGACAATTACAAGAGCCCAGTCAGGTACACCGGGAAAGATTTTTGAGAACCTGTTGCTGTTGGGTTCTTCTACAGGAGAGGGCTATGTATCCAGTCCGGGATATTTGCGGGCATATGATGTAGAGAGTGGGGCACTGGTATGGACCTTTCACACGATACCCCAACCGGGAGAGTATGGGTATGAGACCTGGCCCAAGGATGCGTATCAGTATGCAGGAGGAGTGAATACCTGGGGAGAGATCAGTGTAGATGAGGCCAGAGGGATTGCTTACTATCCACTAGGCTCCCCGACCTATGATTACTATGGAGCAGACCGGATAGGGAGCAATCTGTATGGGAATTGTATATTGGCGTTGGATGCACGAACAGGAGAGCGTAAGTGGCATTATCAGTTGGTACATCATGACCTGTGGGACTATGACCTGACGGCAGCCCCACAGTTGGTCACAGTAGCTCATGAGGGAGAGGAGATAGATGCGGTAGCTGTGGCGACCAAACATGGTTTTCTGTTTGTTTTTGACAGAGAGAGTGGAGAGCCCTTGTGGCCGATAGAGGAGCGGGAGGTGCCGGGCAGTGAGGTACCGGGAGAACAGGCCTGGCCTACTCAACCCTTTCCCACAGTGCTGCCGCCTATTTCCAGACAAAGCATAACCCCAGAAGACCTAACTGCTTCACTTTCATCACCGGAGGAACAAGCCGCCTGGGATCATTTTGTTACTCCTGAAGAGCGTACCGCATGGAAAAAGAGGTTGGATACGGCAAACATAGGTTTATTTGTTCCGCTTTCGCATACCAAAGAAACGCTGGCCATGCCCGGTGCTACGGGGGGTACCAATTGGGGCAATACGGCTTCCAATCCCAAGAAAGGGATCGTGTATGTGATGAGCCAGTCCTATCCTTCTATCTATAAAAAACTGGAAACAAAAGAACAAATTGAGGAACGTGAAAAACTTGAGACGCGTGATGAGCTGGTGGCCGGTCAGGATATTTACACCAAAAACTGCCTGGCCTGTCATGGGAAAGAGCAGGAAGGTGCAGTAGGACCTTCGCTCCTTCATTTAAAGGAACAATATAATTTTGGAGATTTTCAACAGCTGATGGCAACAGGCAGGGGGGAAATGCCAGCTTTCTTACATATAG harbors:
- a CDS encoding RagB/SusD family nutrient uptake outer membrane protein — its product is MKYISYTLCTFLCWMIVGCEDILEKEPLALISTTNAYITEADATRAVTAAYHPLMANNWCCGAWGNSGFMHWVLGNVASDDTEKGGESGSDQLYAQQVSLFNIPSDNDATRFAWSSQYIGIRRANLVLDNVPDIEMDADLKARYLAEAKFLRAWYYSNLVKTFGDVPLVLTTELEAYDLTRAPKQEVYNQIIQDLQEAMAVLPAEYDDAERGRATRGAAQAYLGKVYLYLNDFPMAEEMFGQVINSGTYSLDPDYYGMFLREGENSPEHIFQVQFHNDQGAQPANNQLNTVFASRARNGWGFNLPTQDFVDAFEEGDPRLNHTVYKTGDVMPDGLIANVGNSTTGYLNKKYYVPEYERVGGALQPGRDDIYMRLGKVMLWYAEAANENGNTQEALDALNQIRERAREGNPDVLPDITETDQDALRELIWHEQRVEFGQEFERFYELVRQGRAGEVMRGYAEKYNTAKGSGYTDGVNEIFPIPQAEINLSGGVLSQNQGY
- a CDS encoding outer membrane protein assembly factor BamB family protein; this translates as MQRVKASPNASICNISYLLLLSVLVLSGCDALSGERGSAYSVTESSPSPQHVQWQDYGGGSDQSKYVALDQITKSNVGELEIAWSYSTGDDQGYQFNPLIVDSVMYVLAKNNSLVALDARTGEELWIHANLQGMARRGINYWESADREDRRLLFQMNNYLQAIDANTGQSILSFGDSGLVDLRAGLGRDPKTITRAQSGTPGKIFENLLLLGSSTGEGYVSSPGYLRAYDVESGALVWTFHTIPQPGEYGYETWPKDAYQYAGGVNTWGEISVDEARGIAYYPLGSPTYDYYGADRIGSNLYGNCILALDARTGERKWHYQLVHHDLWDYDLTAAPQLVTVAHEGEEIDAVAVATKHGFLFVFDRESGEPLWPIEEREVPGSEVPGEQAWPTQPFPTVLPPISRQSITPEDLTASLSSPEEQAAWDHFVTPEERTAWKKRLDTANIGLFVPLSHTKETLAMPGATGGTNWGNTASNPKKGIVYVMSQSYPSIYKKLETKEQIEEREKLETRDELVAGQDIYTKNCLACHGKEQEGAVGPSLLHLKEQYNFGDFQQLMATGRGEMPAFLHIEEDEMLDLYKFLGGEVRRYFSNLTPGNEAAMPEGPVVASGGAPRGQEERTVVSRGTRFGLPYPEEVDAPSVRYYSEGYGLGHPYIMPPPWSEIMAYDLNLGTILWKVPLGRSENGANTGLPRGSQRNGMIVTSTGLVFATARDSRIYAFDADTGEELWVGELPTGTEGLPAMYAVNGRQYLVINASTPPTLWGHQTKKDENESSTLQRAYVVFALPE
- a CDS encoding SusC/RagA family TonB-linked outer membrane protein, whose translation is MKIPLLKKAFNMSKFTFYGILLQCCTMTVLMASVDSMGQRQSINDIIVSLDVNDERLVDVFTHLEKLTEFKFAYNHRNLDEKQKVTFTAQEESLANILFMISKQTRLSFKRINENIHVLKHEKEKFKAVEEVLVDIMAITVTGKVTDYETGESLPGVNVLVKETSNGTITDIDGAYSITVDDEEASLVFSSIGYLSEEIAIQGRTTIDVVLSPDIQSLEEVVVVGYGTQRRSDLTAAVGSVSAKEIENEPVIQVGQALQGKVAGLQVSQNSGAPGSGLLIRVRGTGTVNNAEPLYVIDGNPNANPLDLVPDQIESIQVLKSASAAAIYGAQGANGVILITTKQGKAGASQLNVNFSQGWQQIQRNLPMTNAREYAILYNEGLVNAGDQPLYPDPDALGEGTDWQKEVFQIAPMTDVSVSASGGSESSRFYFSAGYINQDGIVKGSSFDRMNLRINSSHDINSSIRIGQNLSASLAKYEQITEFNFGSVLGNTLTANPEVPVRMPDGGWGYSETSLNSTNPLATINYTNNDTRRPVINGNVYADVTLLKDLVFRSQFNFNMGYSENTVFNPAYRISSRIFNEVADLAENTTRFREHSWANTLTYQKSVGNHNFDLLGGVTIQESFTQFISAFAAGLPENATINPSLRYLDLSTQGNRVEGDAGEWGILSFLGRVNYNYMGKYFTTVNFRADGSSRFGENNKFGYFPSFSLGWKISEEPFLQNVDWVNNLMLRGGWGSLGNQSSLPNYAFANLVTPNINYSFGWPQQVRRGQAPIGVGNPDLKWEATQETNLGFDFMGFEGKVTASFDWYYKKTTDMLLQVPVAQYSGIQESPFVNGGNVVNKGVEIMLGYENTSPGGFNYSISGNVAHNKNEVTQLSNDGSALFYRASFIGLVNITEVGSPIASFYGWKTDGLFQSQEEIDAHAVQSTGTAPGDIRFVDLNEDGVVNADDQTIIGNPWPQLTYGLNSSFSYKGFDLRLQFQGVYGNDILMALKFRTEGSNFFNYTQNVWDNRWTGPGTSNTVPRMTTNDPNNNMRSSEYYVEDGSYLRLRNIQLGYRIPQSVVNIRSFRIYASVQNALTLTKYPGFDPEIGTNRDDNPLYIGIDETNYPVPRIYTVGVNIGI